A DNA window from Pseudomonas sp. GD03919 contains the following coding sequences:
- a CDS encoding vWA domain-containing protein — MLLNLFNEMRAAKVPVSVRELLDLINALKHNVVFADMDEFYYLARAILVKDERHFDKFDRAFGAYFNGLQNLNEHIEAMIPEEWLRKEFERLLTDEEKAQIQSLGGLDKLIEEFKKRLEEQKEKHAGGNKWIGTGGTSPFGSGGYNPEGIRVGDAGKRQGKAAKVWDQREYKNLDDQVELGTRNIKVALRRLRKFARQGAAEELDLDGTIDHTAKDGGLLNIQMRPERRNTVKLLLLLDIGGSMDAHVKVCEELFSACKTEFKHLEYFYFHNFIYESVWKNNLRRTSERTSTMDLLHKYGADYKVVFVGDAAMAPYEITQAGGSVEHWNEEAGYVWMKRFTEKFKKIIWINPYPKDTWNYTASTGLVRELIEDRMYPLTLQGLEDGMKYLSK; from the coding sequence ATGCTGCTTAATTTATTCAACGAAATGCGCGCGGCCAAGGTGCCGGTGTCGGTGCGCGAGCTGCTCGACCTGATCAACGCGCTCAAGCACAACGTCGTGTTCGCCGACATGGACGAGTTCTACTACCTGGCGCGCGCGATTCTCGTCAAGGACGAACGCCACTTCGACAAGTTCGACCGGGCCTTCGGCGCCTACTTCAATGGCCTGCAGAACCTCAACGAACACATCGAGGCGATGATTCCCGAGGAGTGGCTACGCAAGGAATTCGAGCGCCTGCTGACCGATGAGGAAAAGGCGCAGATCCAGAGCCTCGGCGGCCTGGACAAGCTGATCGAGGAGTTCAAGAAGCGCCTCGAGGAGCAGAAGGAAAAGCACGCCGGCGGCAACAAGTGGATCGGCACCGGCGGCACCAGCCCGTTCGGCTCCGGCGGCTACAACCCGGAAGGCATTCGCGTCGGCGATGCCGGCAAGCGCCAGGGCAAGGCCGCCAAGGTGTGGGACCAGCGTGAATACAAGAACCTCGACGATCAGGTCGAGCTGGGCACGCGCAACATCAAGGTGGCGCTGCGCCGCCTGCGCAAGTTCGCCCGCCAGGGTGCGGCCGAAGAGCTGGATCTGGACGGCACCATCGACCACACGGCGAAAGATGGCGGCCTGCTCAATATCCAGATGCGCCCGGAGCGCCGCAACACGGTCAAGCTCCTGCTGTTGCTGGATATCGGCGGCTCGATGGACGCCCACGTCAAGGTCTGCGAAGAGCTGTTTTCCGCCTGCAAGACCGAGTTCAAGCATCTTGAGTATTTCTACTTCCACAACTTCATCTACGAGAGCGTGTGGAAGAACAACCTGCGCCGCACCAGCGAACGCACCTCGACGATGGATCTGCTGCACAAGTACGGCGCCGACTACAAGGTGGTGTTCGTCGGCGATGCGGCCATGGCGCCTTACGAGATCACCCAGGCCGGCGGCAGCGTCGAGCACTGGAACGAGGAAGCCGGTTACGTCTGGATGAAGCGCTTCACCGAGAAGTTCAAGAAGATCATCTGGATCAACCCCTACCCCAAGGACACCTGGAACTACACCGCCTCTACCGGCCTGGTACGCGAGCTGATCGAAGATCGCATGTACCCGCTGACCCTGCAGGGGCTGGAAGACGGCATGAAGTACCTGTCCAAGTAA
- a CDS encoding DUF2937 family protein yields MLRSYLRLTLFALGLLLGVQVPGFIADYAKRVEAHRLESQQSLKGFQETARNFFKGDMDALVAHYRVSDDPVMRSDAKSVGHLVQRSALLEREWQAMQGPWYAQAWHLATGADHELFEETLRAYRYQVLFTPDAILWGVISALLLAWVAELLVLMFGLMFGSGRLRRAQQRYWR; encoded by the coding sequence ATGCTCAGAAGCTACCTGCGTCTGACGTTGTTCGCTCTGGGTCTGTTGCTGGGAGTCCAGGTGCCGGGTTTTATCGCTGACTATGCCAAGCGGGTCGAGGCTCACCGTCTGGAGTCGCAGCAAAGTCTCAAAGGTTTTCAGGAAACGGCGCGCAATTTCTTCAAGGGCGATATGGATGCGCTGGTGGCGCACTACCGGGTCAGCGATGACCCGGTGATGCGCAGCGATGCCAAGAGCGTCGGGCACCTGGTGCAGCGCTCCGCCTTGCTCGAACGCGAATGGCAGGCCATGCAGGGGCCCTGGTACGCCCAGGCCTGGCACCTGGCGACGGGCGCGGATCACGAGCTGTTCGAGGAAACCCTGCGGGCCTACCGCTACCAGGTGCTGTTCACCCCGGATGCAATCCTCTGGGGTGTGATCAGTGCCTTGCTGCTGGCCTGGGTGGCCGAGCTGCTGGTGCTGATGTTCGGCCTGATGTTCGGGAGCGGGCGGCTCAGGCGCGCCCAGCAACGCTACTGGCGCTGA
- a CDS encoding MDR family MFS transporter: MMSAMLGAFMAVLDIQITNSSLKDIQGALSATLEEGSWISTSYLVAEIIMIPLTAWLVQLFSARRLAVWVSVGFLIASLLCSLAWSLESMIVFRALQGFTGGALIPLAFTMTLIKLPEHHRAKGMALFAITATFAPSIGPTLGGWLTENWGWEYIFYINVPPGLIMIAGLLYGLEKKAPHWELLKTTDYAGIVTLGIGLGCLQVFLEEGHRKDWLESQLIVGLGSVALVSLILFVILQISRPNPLINLGVLRERNFGLASISSLGLGVGLYGSIYVLPLYLAQIQGYNAMQIGEVIMWMGVPQLFLIPLVPKLMKIISPKWLCALGFALFGAASFFSGVLNPDFAGEQFQHIQIVRALGQPLVMVTVSLIATAYILPQDAGSASSLFNILRNLGGAIGIALLATLLDARAKVYFDYLRESIVPTNPQVEERLKLLTQTLGSEQAALARLNQIVHEQATIMAYNDAFHFIGMALGVSMLAILLTRKLPQNMAGGSAAH; encoded by the coding sequence GTGATGAGCGCCATGCTCGGCGCCTTCATGGCGGTGCTGGACATCCAGATCACCAACTCCTCGCTCAAGGACATCCAGGGCGCACTGTCCGCCACCTTGGAGGAAGGCTCATGGATTTCCACGTCCTACCTGGTGGCCGAAATCATCATGATCCCGCTCACTGCCTGGCTGGTGCAGCTGTTTTCGGCACGGCGCCTGGCGGTATGGGTGTCGGTGGGCTTTCTGATCGCCTCGCTGCTGTGCTCCCTGGCCTGGAGCCTGGAGAGCATGATCGTGTTCCGCGCCCTGCAGGGTTTCACCGGCGGCGCGCTGATCCCGCTGGCGTTCACCATGACGCTGATCAAACTGCCCGAGCATCACCGCGCCAAGGGCATGGCCCTGTTCGCCATTACCGCCACCTTCGCCCCCTCCATCGGCCCGACGCTGGGTGGCTGGCTGACCGAGAACTGGGGCTGGGAATACATCTTCTACATCAACGTGCCGCCCGGCCTGATCATGATCGCCGGCCTGCTCTATGGCCTGGAGAAAAAGGCGCCACACTGGGAGCTGCTGAAGACCACCGACTACGCCGGCATCGTCACCCTGGGCATAGGCCTAGGCTGCCTGCAGGTATTTCTCGAAGAAGGCCACCGCAAGGACTGGCTGGAATCTCAGCTGATCGTCGGCCTGGGCAGCGTGGCCCTGGTGAGCCTGATCCTGTTCGTCATCCTGCAGATATCCCGCCCCAATCCACTGATCAACCTAGGCGTGCTGCGCGAACGCAACTTCGGCCTGGCCAGCATTTCCAGCCTGGGCCTCGGCGTCGGGCTGTATGGCTCGATCTATGTGTTGCCGCTGTATCTGGCACAGATTCAGGGCTACAACGCCATGCAGATCGGCGAAGTGATCATGTGGATGGGCGTGCCGCAGCTGTTCCTGATCCCGCTGGTACCCAAGCTGATGAAGATCATCTCGCCGAAATGGCTGTGCGCCCTGGGCTTTGCCCTGTTCGGCGCGGCGAGCTTCTTCTCCGGCGTACTCAACCCGGACTTCGCCGGCGAACAGTTCCAGCACATCCAGATCGTCCGCGCGCTCGGTCAGCCGCTGGTGATGGTCACGGTGTCGCTGATCGCCACCGCCTATATCCTGCCGCAGGATGCCGGCTCGGCCTCCAGTCTGTTCAACATCCTGCGCAACCTCGGTGGCGCCATCGGCATTGCCCTGCTTGCCACCCTGCTCGATGCCCGCGCCAAGGTCTATTTCGACTACCTGCGCGAATCCATCGTGCCGACCAATCCGCAGGTCGAGGAGCGCCTAAAGCTGCTTACCCAGACTCTGGGTAGCGAACAGGCAGCCCTGGCCAGGCTCAACCAGATCGTCCATGAACAGGCGACCATCATGGCCTATAACGATGCCTTCCATTTCATCGGCATGGCGCTGGGCGTGAGCATGCTGGCGATCTTGCTGACACGGAAATTGCCGCAGAACATGGCAGGCGGTAGCGCAGCGCATTGA
- a CDS encoding HIT family protein translates to MDCVFCAIAERRLPAHRLYEDDDFIVLLDIFPMRPAHVLIVSRRHAPFLRDLPPAVRERLLALAERIAAALREAGFGKNGINLLINDGPDSNQHVPHLHLHLIPRRPGDLPALLWRLLVRFLPMGRKRIEARLQDEAERLRLILGKEN, encoded by the coding sequence ATGGATTGCGTGTTCTGTGCCATTGCCGAGCGACGGCTACCCGCTCATCGGCTTTACGAGGACGATGACTTCATCGTTTTGCTGGATATCTTCCCGATGCGACCGGCCCATGTGCTGATCGTCAGTCGACGCCATGCACCCTTTCTGCGTGATTTGCCGCCTGCTGTGCGTGAGCGTTTGCTGGCACTGGCCGAGCGCATCGCCGCGGCGCTACGCGAAGCGGGCTTTGGCAAGAACGGTATCAACCTGCTGATCAATGACGGTCCGGATTCCAATCAGCATGTGCCCCATCTTCATTTACACCTGATTCCGCGTCGGCCGGGTGACCTGCCGGCGTTGCTCTGGCGATTGTTGGTGCGTTTTCTGCCAATGGGCCGCAAGCGAATCGAAGCGCGTCTGCAAGATGAAGCCGAACGTTTGCGCCTGATCCTCGGCAAGGAGAATTGA
- a CDS encoding RNA methyltransferase, with product MANKRYACIGLFNPKSPENVGSIMRAAGCYGVSSVFYTGTRYDRAKDFITDTKKVHQDIPLINIDDLRKILPLGCTPVAVELVDDARALPAYTHPDRALYIFGPEDGSLQQEILDWCAGEVVYIPTQGCMNLAATVNVVLYDRLAKGNNTRSGPLF from the coding sequence GTGGCCAACAAGAGATACGCCTGCATCGGCCTGTTCAACCCGAAATCACCGGAAAACGTCGGCTCCATCATGCGGGCGGCGGGCTGCTATGGCGTCAGCTCGGTGTTCTACACCGGCACCCGCTACGACCGCGCCAAAGATTTCATCACCGACACCAAGAAGGTTCATCAGGATATCCCGCTGATCAATATCGACGATCTGCGCAAGATCCTGCCGCTGGGCTGCACGCCGGTGGCGGTGGAACTGGTCGATGATGCCCGCGCCCTGCCCGCCTATACCCATCCGGACCGGGCGCTGTACATCTTCGGCCCGGAGGACGGCTCACTGCAGCAGGAGATTCTCGACTGGTGCGCAGGTGAAGTGGTGTACATCCCGACTCAGGGCTGCATGAACCTGGCCGCGACGGTCAACGTGGTGCTCTATGACCGCCTGGCCAAGGGTAACAATACCCGCTCCGGCCCCCTGTTCTGA
- a CDS encoding S9 family peptidase, whose amino-acid sequence MSPAPIARQEAGNDPYHWLENRDSEEVLAYLQAENAYLETVLEPLQALREQLFEEIKGRIRETDLSLPTPWGDYLYYQRTTAGDEYPRHYRCRRPADGSLQVDSASETLLLDPNELAGGGFLSVGAFSISPDQQRLAYSLDSNGDEIYRLFVKELGNGQISELPFDDCDGSMTWANDSQTLFFTELDDTHRPYKLYRHRLGDAAAEAVFEEADGRFFLHCYRSSSERQLILQLGSKTTSEVWVLDAHSPQDAFTCLAPREENHEYDVDHGMLDGQWCWLIRSNQSGINFALYRATESQPQRPHWQQIRAHDPQVMLEGATLNQRAIVLALREGGLPILEVQPQGAEAYRVQLPDAAYSLYVQDSLEFHSPVIRLRYEALNRPAQIRQLELASGAQQVLKQTPVEGPFDADAYESRRLWASAADGTQIPISLVARRDVFAADQPAPLYLYGYGAYGESLDPWFSHARLSLLDRGFVFAIAHVRGGGEMGEAWYRAGKLAQKQNSFDDFIASAERLIAEGLTTPAQLAISGGSAGGLLIGAVLNQRPELFAAAIAEVPFVDVLNTMLNPDLPLTVTEYDEWGDPNEPEVFERIKAYAPYENVRAQAYPAILAVAGYNDSRVQYWEAAKWVAKLRRDKTDDNLLLLKTDLGAGHGGMSGRYQSIRDVALEYAFLFHVLGVAHP is encoded by the coding sequence ATGTCCCCTGCCCCGATCGCCCGCCAGGAAGCCGGCAACGACCCTTATCACTGGCTGGAAAACCGCGACAGCGAAGAGGTGCTGGCATACCTGCAAGCCGAGAACGCTTACCTGGAGACGGTGCTGGAACCTCTGCAGGCGCTGCGCGAGCAACTGTTCGAAGAGATCAAGGGGCGTATCCGCGAGACAGACCTGTCGCTGCCCACGCCCTGGGGCGACTATCTCTACTACCAACGCACCACGGCCGGTGACGAGTATCCCCGACACTATCGCTGCCGCCGTCCTGCCGATGGTTCGCTGCAGGTCGACAGCGCCAGCGAAACGCTGCTGCTCGATCCCAACGAGTTGGCCGGCGGCGGCTTTCTTTCGGTCGGTGCTTTCAGCATCAGCCCCGACCAGCAGCGCCTGGCCTACAGCCTCGACAGTAACGGCGACGAAATCTACCGCCTGTTCGTCAAGGAACTGGGCAACGGCCAGATCAGCGAACTGCCCTTCGACGACTGCGATGGCAGCATGACCTGGGCGAATGACAGCCAGACGCTGTTCTTCACCGAACTGGACGACACTCACCGCCCCTACAAGCTCTATCGTCACCGCCTCGGCGACGCCGCAGCCGAAGCGGTATTCGAAGAGGCAGATGGCCGTTTCTTCCTGCACTGCTACCGCTCCAGTTCCGAGCGCCAGTTGATCCTGCAACTGGGCAGCAAGACCACCAGCGAAGTCTGGGTGCTGGACGCCCATAGCCCGCAAGACGCCTTCACCTGCCTGGCGCCCCGCGAGGAAAATCACGAGTACGACGTTGACCACGGCATGCTCGATGGCCAGTGGTGCTGGCTGATTCGCAGCAACCAGAGCGGCATCAATTTTGCGCTGTACCGCGCCACTGAGTCGCAGCCGCAACGTCCGCACTGGCAGCAGATTCGCGCCCACGACCCGCAGGTGATGCTCGAAGGCGCCACGCTGAACCAGCGCGCCATTGTCCTGGCGCTGCGCGAAGGCGGTTTGCCGATCCTCGAAGTGCAGCCACAGGGCGCTGAAGCCTATCGCGTGCAGTTGCCGGATGCCGCCTATAGCCTCTACGTGCAGGACAGCCTGGAGTTTCACAGCCCGGTGATTCGCTTGCGCTACGAAGCGCTGAACCGCCCCGCGCAGATACGCCAGCTGGAACTGGCCAGCGGCGCGCAGCAGGTACTGAAGCAGACGCCCGTGGAAGGCCCGTTCGATGCCGACGCCTATGAAAGCCGTCGTCTCTGGGCCAGCGCCGCCGACGGCACGCAGATACCGATCAGCCTGGTGGCGCGGCGCGATGTGTTCGCCGCCGACCAGCCAGCCCCGCTCTATCTCTATGGTTACGGCGCCTACGGCGAGAGCCTTGACCCCTGGTTCTCCCACGCTCGCCTGAGCCTGCTCGATCGCGGTTTCGTCTTCGCCATCGCGCATGTGCGCGGCGGCGGCGAGATGGGCGAAGCCTGGTACCGTGCCGGCAAGCTTGCGCAGAAGCAGAACAGCTTCGACGATTTCATCGCCAGCGCCGAACGCCTGATCGCCGAGGGCCTGACCACCCCCGCGCAACTGGCGATCAGCGGCGGCAGCGCCGGCGGCCTGCTGATCGGCGCCGTGCTCAACCAGCGCCCCGAGCTGTTCGCCGCCGCCATCGCCGAAGTGCCCTTCGTCGACGTGCTCAACACCATGCTCAACCCCGACCTGCCGCTGACCGTGACCGAGTACGACGAATGGGGCGACCCGAACGAGCCCGAGGTCTTCGAGCGCATCAAGGCGTACGCGCCCTACGAGAATGTGCGCGCCCAGGCATATCCGGCGATTCTCGCCGTCGCGGGCTACAACGACAGCCGCGTGCAGTATTGGGAGGCCGCCAAGTGGGTAGCCAAGCTGCGCCGCGACAAGACCGACGACAATCTGCTATTGCTCAAGACCGACCTCGGTGCTGGCCATGGCGGCATGAGCGGGCGTTATCAGAGCATCAGAGATGTGGCGCTGGAGTACGCGTTTCTGTTCCACGTACTGGGGGTCGCACACCCGTAG
- a CDS encoding YcgN family cysteine cluster protein — MAADLEPFWKRKTLAQLDQGEWESLCDGCGLCCLQKLEDEDDGAVYYTRIACKLLDLQTCRCSDYPNRVKHVPDCIQLTPAQADQFRWLPPTCAYRLVSEGKDLPHWHHLVSGDPEAVHAERISQSGRMLSETSVAEDDWEDHLIFRAG; from the coding sequence ATGGCCGCCGACCTCGAACCCTTCTGGAAACGCAAGACCCTCGCCCAGCTCGATCAGGGCGAATGGGAGTCGCTGTGCGACGGCTGTGGCCTGTGCTGCCTGCAGAAGCTCGAAGACGAGGACGATGGCGCCGTCTACTACACGCGCATCGCCTGCAAGCTGCTGGACCTGCAGACCTGTCGCTGCAGCGATTATCCCAATCGGGTCAAGCATGTGCCTGACTGCATTCAGCTTACCCCGGCGCAAGCCGACCAGTTTCGCTGGTTGCCGCCGACCTGCGCTTACCGCCTGGTCAGCGAAGGCAAGGACTTGCCACATTGGCACCATCTTGTCTCGGGCGACCCGGAGGCAGTGCACGCTGAGCGCATTTCCCAGTCGGGACGTATGCTCAGCGAGACCAGCGTGGCCGAAGACGACTGGGAAGATCATCTTATTTTCCGCGCAGGTTGA
- a CDS encoding MFS transporter, which yields MINENDYLMAWAAYGIAALGCLLVWMRLTRWMWRYLREPLRVLMAVLLFSPTIVDPARDLFAPALAVTAMDVLLKVGNNAWRAVADLALYSLIALAVYLLFVAIRWPIESWWRGRKGEQVAGPDEDLRTLRERMEEDDLPARDYGRERGGRLEPRI from the coding sequence ATGATCAATGAAAACGACTACCTCATGGCCTGGGCGGCCTACGGGATTGCTGCCCTGGGTTGCCTGTTGGTGTGGATGCGCCTGACCCGCTGGATGTGGCGCTACCTGCGTGAGCCGCTGCGGGTGTTGATGGCTGTGCTGTTGTTCAGCCCGACCATCGTCGATCCGGCGCGTGACCTGTTTGCACCCGCTCTGGCGGTCACTGCCATGGACGTGTTGCTCAAGGTCGGCAACAACGCCTGGCGTGCGGTGGCCGATTTGGCGTTGTACAGCCTGATTGCCCTTGCCGTTTATCTGCTGTTCGTCGCCATTCGCTGGCCCATCGAAAGCTGGTGGCGAGGACGCAAGGGCGAGCAGGTCGCCGGGCCTGACGAAGACCTGCGTACCCTGCGTGAACGCATGGAGGAAGACGATCTGCCTGCGCGCGATTACGGGCGCGAGCGCGGCGGTCGTCTGGAACCGCGTATCTGA
- a CDS encoding YajD family HNH nuclease, whose protein sequence is MSTSNNRYYLSAQAEEGYRQKALKMYPHVCGRCAREFSGKRLSELTVHHRDHNHHNNPADGSNWELLCLFCHDNEHSRYTDQQYFAEGSTASPQAAKSTYKAFGDLASLLKKD, encoded by the coding sequence ATGAGCACCAGCAACAACCGCTACTACCTGTCCGCCCAGGCCGAAGAAGGCTACCGGCAGAAAGCGCTGAAAATGTACCCACACGTCTGCGGCCGCTGCGCCCGCGAGTTCTCCGGCAAGCGCCTGAGCGAACTGACCGTGCATCACCGCGATCACAACCACCACAACAACCCGGCCGATGGTTCCAACTGGGAGCTGCTGTGCCTGTTCTGTCATGACAACGAACACTCGCGCTACACCGACCAGCAGTATTTCGCCGAAGGCTCCACCGCCAGCCCGCAGGCTGCCAAATCGACCTACAAGGCCTTTGGCGATCTGGCCAGCCTGCTGAAAAAGGACTAG
- a CDS encoding class II glutamine amidotransferase, producing MCELLGMSANVPTDIVFSFTGLMQRGGRTGPHRDGWGIGFYEGRGLRLFQDPRASSESEVAQLVQRYPIKSEVVIGHIRQANVGQVCLVNTHPFSRELWGRNWCFAHNGQLAGLEGSTTFYRPVGETDSEAAFCDLLNRVRRAFPEPVSVEMLLPVLVAACASYRQLGVFNCLLSDGDWLFSFCSTKLAHITRRAPFGPAQLKDADLKVDFQAETTPNDVVTVIATEPLTDNEQWARYQPGEWRLWRRGECITYGKA from the coding sequence ATGTGCGAATTGCTCGGCATGAGCGCCAATGTACCCACCGATATCGTCTTCAGTTTCACCGGGCTTATGCAGCGTGGTGGCCGCACCGGGCCGCATCGCGATGGCTGGGGCATCGGCTTCTATGAAGGTCGTGGCCTGCGGCTGTTTCAGGACCCGCGCGCGAGCAGTGAGTCCGAGGTGGCGCAACTGGTGCAGCGCTATCCGATTAAGAGCGAGGTGGTGATCGGCCATATCCGCCAGGCCAACGTCGGCCAGGTCTGCCTGGTCAATACTCATCCCTTCAGCCGCGAGCTGTGGGGACGTAACTGGTGTTTCGCCCATAACGGCCAGCTGGCGGGCCTGGAAGGCTCCACTACCTTCTACCGACCGGTCGGCGAGACCGACAGCGAGGCGGCCTTCTGCGACCTGCTCAACCGTGTGCGCCGCGCCTTCCCTGAGCCGGTCTCGGTGGAAATGCTCCTGCCGGTGCTGGTCGCCGCCTGCGCCAGTTACCGTCAGCTCGGCGTGTTCAACTGTCTGCTCAGCGATGGCGACTGGCTGTTCAGCTTCTGTTCGACCAAGCTGGCGCATATTACCCGGCGCGCGCCGTTCGGCCCGGCGCAACTGAAGGACGCCGATCTGAAGGTGGACTTTCAGGCGGAAACCACACCCAACGATGTGGTGACGGTCATCGCCACCGAGCCTTTGACCGACAACGAGCAATGGGCGCGCTATCAGCCGGGTGAGTGGCGCCTGTGGCGTCGCGGCGAATGCATTACGTACGGCAAGGCCTGA
- a CDS encoding AAA family ATPase: MKFEGTQSYVATDDLKLAVNAAITLQRPLLVKGEPGTGKTLLAEQLAEAFGAKLITWHIKSTTKAHQGLYEYDAVSRLRDSQLDSDKVHDVRNYIKKGKLWEAFESDERVILLIDEIDKADIEFPNDLLQELDKMEFYVYETNETIKAKQRPIIIITSNNEKELPDAFLRRCFFHYIAFPDRDTLKKIVDVHYPNISGELVAEALDVFFDVRKVPGLKKKPSTSELVDWLKLLMADNIGEAVLRERDPTKAIPPLAGALVKNEQDVQLLERLAFMTRRASR, encoded by the coding sequence ATGAAGTTCGAAGGCACCCAGTCCTACGTCGCCACCGACGACCTCAAGCTCGCGGTCAACGCCGCCATCACCCTGCAGCGCCCACTGCTGGTCAAGGGTGAGCCAGGCACCGGCAAGACCCTGCTCGCCGAGCAACTGGCCGAGGCTTTCGGCGCCAAGCTGATCACCTGGCACATCAAGTCCACCACCAAGGCGCACCAGGGCCTGTACGAATACGATGCAGTCAGCCGCCTGCGCGACTCGCAGCTCGACTCCGACAAGGTTCACGACGTTCGCAACTACATCAAGAAGGGCAAGCTGTGGGAGGCGTTCGAGTCCGACGAGCGCGTGATCCTGCTGATCGACGAGATCGACAAGGCCGACATCGAGTTCCCCAACGACCTGTTGCAGGAACTCGACAAGATGGAGTTCTACGTTTACGAGACCAACGAGACGATCAAGGCCAAGCAGCGCCCGATCATCATCATCACCTCGAACAACGAGAAGGAACTGCCGGACGCCTTCCTGCGTCGCTGCTTCTTCCACTACATCGCCTTCCCGGATCGCGACACGCTGAAGAAGATCGTCGACGTGCACTACCCCAATATCAGCGGCGAGCTGGTGGCCGAGGCGCTGGACGTGTTCTTCGACGTGCGCAAGGTGCCGGGCCTGAAGAAGAAGCCCTCCACCAGCGAGCTGGTGGACTGGCTCAAGCTGCTGATGGCCGACAATATCGGTGAAGCCGTGCTGCGCGAACGCGACCCGACCAAGGCGATCCCGCCGCTGGCCGGTGCCTTGGTGAAGAACGAGCAGGATGTGCAACTGCTCGAGCGCCTGGCCTTCATGACCCGCCGCGCTTCCAGGTAG
- the cysK gene encoding cysteine synthase A, with the protein MSRIYADNAQAIGNTPLVMINRLGPKGVTILAKIEGRNPAYSVKCRIGASMIWDAEERGVLKPGMTIVEPTSGNTGIGLAFVAAARGYKLVLTMPASMSLERRKVLKALGAELVLTEPAKGMKGAIEKANELLAANPDYFLPQQFENPANPAIHEKTTGPEIWRDTDGAIDVLVSGVGTGGTITGVSRYIKQTQGKPILSVAVEPVGSPVISQTLAGDEVKPAPHKIQGIGAGFVPKNLDLAMVDQVEQVTDDEAKAMALRLMREEGILCGISCGAAMAAAVRLAEKPEMQGKTIVVILPDSGERYLSSMLFSDIFTEQELQQ; encoded by the coding sequence ATGAGCCGCATTTATGCAGACAACGCCCAGGCCATCGGTAATACGCCCCTGGTGATGATCAATCGCCTGGGGCCGAAAGGCGTGACTATTCTGGCCAAGATCGAGGGCCGTAACCCGGCTTATTCGGTCAAATGCCGTATTGGCGCGAGTATGATCTGGGACGCCGAAGAGCGCGGTGTGCTCAAGCCGGGCATGACCATCGTCGAGCCAACCTCCGGCAATACTGGCATTGGCCTGGCCTTTGTCGCGGCCGCGCGCGGTTACAAGCTGGTGCTGACCATGCCGGCGTCGATGAGTCTGGAGCGGCGCAAGGTGCTCAAGGCCCTGGGAGCCGAGCTGGTACTGACCGAGCCGGCCAAGGGCATGAAGGGGGCGATCGAGAAGGCCAATGAGCTGCTTGCCGCCAACCCGGACTACTTTCTGCCGCAGCAGTTCGAGAACCCGGCCAACCCGGCGATTCACGAGAAGACCACGGGCCCGGAAATCTGGCGTGATACCGATGGCGCCATCGACGTGCTGGTCTCTGGCGTCGGCACCGGCGGCACCATCACCGGTGTTTCGCGCTATATCAAGCAGACCCAGGGCAAGCCGATTCTGTCGGTGGCGGTGGAGCCGGTGGGCTCGCCGGTGATCAGTCAGACCCTGGCCGGTGACGAGGTCAAACCGGCGCCGCACAAGATTCAGGGGATTGGTGCCGGCTTCGTGCCGAAAAACCTCGATCTGGCCATGGTCGATCAGGTCGAGCAGGTCACTGACGACGAAGCCAAGGCCATGGCCCTGCGCCTGATGCGTGAGGAAGGCATCCTCTGCGGCATTTCCTGTGGCGCGGCGATGGCTGCGGCGGTGCGTCTGGCCGAAAAGCCGGAGATGCAGGGCAAGACCATCGTGGTGATCCTGCCGGACTCCGGCGAGCGCTATCTGTCGAGCATGCTGTTCAGCGATATATTTACCGAGCAGGAACTGCAGCAGTAA